Proteins encoded in a region of the Dorea longicatena genome:
- a CDS encoding ribose-phosphate pyrophosphokinase: MLRRNDRNLENIPVGALGLIALDGCTEMGAKVNDYLVKWRKEDGHIHKNDVAFIGYEKDTYLIDAKVPRFGSGEAKGIINESVRGKDLYLMVDVCNYNLTYSLTGNINHMSPDDHYQNLKRIIAAVGGKGRRINVIMPFLYESRQHKRSSRESLDCALALQELVRMGVDNIITFDAHDPRVQNAIPLNGFETIRPTYQFVKGLLRTFKDLQIDSDHMMAISPDEGATGRAIYLANVLNLDMGMFYKRRDFSRVVDGRNPIVAHEFLGSSVEGKDVIILDDMISSGDSMLDVARQLKQRKAKRIFCAATFGLFTNGLEKFDQAYEEGILDAVLTTNLIYQTPELLERPYYINCDMSKYIALVIDTLNHDGSISSILNPIERIQNVVNKYKNGEEI, from the coding sequence ATGTTACGCCGTAACGATCGTAATCTTGAGAATATACCGGTAGGAGCACTTGGACTGATCGCTCTTGACGGTTGTACAGAGATGGGAGCAAAAGTAAATGATTATCTCGTAAAATGGAGAAAGGAAGATGGACATATTCATAAGAACGATGTCGCTTTCATAGGCTATGAGAAAGACACTTACTTAATCGATGCAAAAGTTCCACGTTTTGGTTCAGGTGAAGCAAAAGGTATTATTAATGAATCCGTTCGTGGTAAAGATCTTTATCTTATGGTCGATGTATGTAACTACAACCTGACATATTCCCTGACAGGAAATATTAACCATATGTCCCCTGACGATCATTATCAGAACTTGAAACGTATTATTGCAGCAGTAGGTGGAAAAGGACGTCGTATTAACGTCATTATGCCATTCTTATATGAAAGCCGTCAGCACAAGAGAAGCAGTCGTGAATCTCTGGACTGCGCACTCGCTCTTCAGGAGCTTGTCCGTATGGGTGTTGACAATATCATCACATTTGATGCTCACGATCCTCGTGTACAGAATGCGATTCCATTAAACGGATTCGAAACAATCCGTCCGACATACCAGTTCGTCAAAGGTCTTCTCCGTACCTTCAAAGACCTTCAGATCGACAGTGATCACATGATGGCAATCAGCCCGGATGAAGGTGCTACAGGACGTGCAATTTATCTTGCCAACGTACTGAACCTTGATATGGGTATGTTCTACAAACGCCGTGACTTCTCACGTGTGGTAGACGGCCGTAACCCGATCGTTGCTCATGAGTTCCTTGGATCTTCCGTAGAAGGAAAAGATGTGATCATCCTTGATGACATGATTTCTTCCGGTGACAGTATGTTAGACGTTGCCCGCCAGTTAAAACAGCGCAAAGCAAAACGTATCTTCTGCGCTGCTACATTCGGTCTGTTCACAAACGGTCTGGAGAAATTCGACCAGGCATATGAAGAAGGTATCTTAGACGCTGTTCTGACTACCAACCTGATCTACCAGACACCTGAACTTCTGGAACGTCCATATTATATTAACTGTGATATGAGCAAATATATTGCCCTCGTGATCGACACTCTTAACCACGATGGTTCTATCAGCAGTATCCTGAATCCTATCGAAAGAATTCAGAATGTTGTCAATAAGTATAAAAATGGTGAAGAGATTTAA
- a CDS encoding 6-phosphofructokinase, with the protein MKNLLVAQSGGPTSAINATLAGVIENALSSPSVDKIYGSVNGIQGVLNENLIDLKTKITNVSELNLLCQTPASALGSCRVKLKDPAVCADEYETIISVLRKYSIDRFIYIGGNDSMDTVDKLSKYLSDKGITDITVVGAPKTIDNDLCGTDHCPGFGSAAKYIGTTFAELERDCHVYTTKAVTIVEVMGRDAGWLTAASCLARANGAKGPDFIYLCEVPFSIDTFLKDVKAKLEEQDAVIIAVSEGVKNKDGRYISEEVQSSAVDSFGHSYIAGAAKVLEDAVRNKIGCKVRSIELNLMQRCAAHLASATDIQESRMLGKAACQYALDGAGGMMAAVIRTSDKPYATEFKALPVCDIANAIKSVPADYINDAGNDVTEKMVDYLTPLIQGEMNTVYENGIPKYIYLY; encoded by the coding sequence ATGAAGAACTTACTAGTTGCACAGTCCGGCGGACCAACTTCTGCGATCAACGCAACTCTTGCCGGAGTAATTGAGAACGCTCTTTCCAGCCCATCCGTAGACAAAATCTATGGATCAGTCAATGGAATCCAGGGAGTATTAAATGAGAACCTGATAGATCTTAAAACCAAGATCACAAATGTATCAGAACTGAACCTTCTTTGTCAGACCCCTGCTTCTGCACTCGGCTCCTGCCGTGTGAAATTAAAAGATCCTGCCGTATGTGCAGACGAATACGAGACAATCATCTCTGTTCTGCGCAAATACAGCATCGACCGCTTCATCTACATCGGTGGAAATGATTCCATGGATACAGTAGACAAGCTTTCCAAATATCTGAGCGACAAAGGAATCACAGACATTACCGTGGTCGGCGCACCAAAAACCATCGATAATGACCTCTGCGGAACGGACCATTGTCCAGGTTTTGGATCTGCAGCAAAATATATCGGAACCACATTTGCCGAACTGGAACGTGACTGCCACGTATACACAACCAAGGCCGTAACAATCGTAGAAGTGATGGGCCGTGACGCCGGATGGCTGACTGCAGCTTCCTGCCTCGCCCGTGCAAATGGTGCGAAAGGACCTGACTTTATCTATCTCTGCGAAGTACCATTCAGCATTGACACATTCCTGAAAGATGTGAAAGCAAAACTGGAAGAACAGGATGCCGTGATCATCGCTGTCAGCGAAGGTGTGAAGAACAAAGACGGTCGCTACATTTCCGAAGAAGTACAGAGCTCCGCTGTCGATTCCTTCGGCCACAGCTATATCGCCGGTGCCGCAAAGGTTCTGGAAGATGCTGTAAGAAATAAGATCGGATGCAAGGTACGTTCTATCGAGCTGAACCTGATGCAGCGCTGCGCCGCACACCTTGCAAGTGCAACCGACATTCAGGAATCCAGAATGCTCGGAAAGGCTGCCTGCCAGTATGCACTTGATGGTGCAGGCGGTATGATGGCTGCTGTGATCCGCACTTCTGACAAGCCTTATGCTACGGAATTTAAAGCACTCCCGGTATGTGATATTGCGAATGCAATCAAGAGTGTGCCTGCAGATTATATTAATGATGCGGGAAATGATGTAACGGAAAAGATGGTGGATTATCTGACACCGTTGATTCAGGGAGAGATGAATACGGTGTATGAGAATGGGATTCCGAAGTATATTTATTTGTATTAA
- a CDS encoding DnaD domain protein, with protein MKELKLTKYVQTNATVLDNEFIDQYMVRANGEYVKVYLLLLRHMNQSSGCLSVSELADLLECTEKDVLRALRYWKSEGLLDYLDDTPDDPTPQSTVRSSVPTSELHDVQSGYMTASVPSMTNQMDYPVDSVEAPVSAVPASTTNIQQYRSRKERAEFKELLFVAEQYLGKTLSATDIDQITYFYDTLNMSAELIEYLIEYCVENGHKSMHYINKVALSWHEENITTVNLAKTSSFLYNKNCYCVLNAYGIKGRGPAASEIAYIRKWSEEYGFALEVILEACDRTMNAIHQPSFDYTDSILKRWKDKNVRQLKDIDAVDADYRKEKERAKELAKERKRQQQAQKPAINQNNKFNNFDGRSYDMNDLERRLVQQ; from the coding sequence ATGAAGGAATTAAAACTTACGAAGTATGTACAGACGAACGCGACTGTACTGGACAATGAATTTATCGACCAGTATATGGTCAGAGCCAATGGAGAATATGTCAAAGTATATCTCCTGCTTCTCCGTCATATGAATCAGTCCTCCGGATGTCTTTCTGTTTCCGAGCTGGCTGATCTGCTCGAGTGCACAGAGAAGGATGTACTCCGCGCATTAAGATACTGGAAGAGTGAAGGACTCCTTGATTATCTGGATGACACTCCGGATGATCCGACTCCGCAAAGTACGGTCCGTTCATCCGTACCAACTTCCGAATTACACGATGTACAGTCCGGCTATATGACTGCGTCCGTTCCATCTATGACAAATCAGATGGATTACCCTGTTGATTCTGTCGAAGCCCCTGTTTCTGCGGTTCCGGCATCTACAACAAATATACAGCAGTACCGTAGCCGTAAGGAACGTGCAGAATTCAAAGAATTACTCTTTGTTGCCGAACAGTATCTCGGCAAGACACTTTCCGCTACTGATATTGACCAGATTACTTATTTTTATGACACACTGAATATGTCAGCTGAACTTATTGAGTATCTGATCGAATATTGTGTCGAAAATGGTCACAAGAGTATGCATTATATTAATAAGGTGGCCTTATCATGGCATGAAGAAAACATAACAACTGTGAATCTTGCCAAGACAAGTTCATTTCTTTATAATAAGAACTGTTATTGCGTCCTGAATGCATATGGGATTAAGGGCCGCGGTCCTGCCGCTTCTGAGATTGCCTATATCCGCAAATGGTCAGAAGAATATGGTTTTGCTCTGGAAGTAATCCTTGAAGCATGTGACCGTACGATGAATGCCATTCATCAGCCAAGCTTTGACTATACCGATTCCATTCTGAAGCGCTGGAAGGACAAGAATGTCCGTCAGTTAAAAGATATCGATGCGGTAGATGCTGATTATCGCAAAGAGAAGGAACGTGCGAAAGAGCTCGCAAAGGAACGCAAAAGACAGCAACAGGCACAGAAGCCTGCAATTAACCAGAACAATAAGTTCAACAATTTCGACGGACGTTCTTATGACATGAATGATCTGGAACGTCGTCTGGTTCAGCAATAA
- a CDS encoding ATP-binding protein, which translates to MQINELLLKNFGKFHDRQIDLDEGINLIHGENESGKSTIHTFIRGMLFGIERGRGRAAQNDTFSIYEPWENPNYYSGILKFKSGEKHFRIERNFDKYSKKAELICEEDGEVLSVEDGDLQMLLGEMDAERYDNTVSMSQRNAQMGESIVAELKNYATNYYTSGNGEIDLAGALEQLRGRKKILENEIRMEMAQKQQKREKLEQEVSFVWRDVHHLEEELERVEEELTYRLEKEEEKKKERQREEEHGKGVMDEIRPEKWRIHPMELLVFALVIVIAVILFSKPWNYLIAIVLFLAFGLYIWNRMKVGKKQVKTEPEIILEEITQEEEKVPIEKLRWEKSHITAELKEKRIQYDNLGEQLAELDEVNERSREYEMKRQAVQMAADHLEQLSEEMRGYLKRDLNEKASSFICEITGGKYKKLVTDEKLHVSLMTDEKRVEIEQVSRGTVEQVYLALRMAVGELLCEEEMPVILDDAFAYYDEERMLQTLRWLKEHKKQVIIFTCQTREEQVMKEAGLVYHKIEL; encoded by the coding sequence ATGCAGATTAATGAATTATTGTTAAAAAACTTTGGAAAATTCCATGACCGGCAGATAGATCTGGATGAGGGGATCAACCTGATTCACGGGGAAAACGAATCAGGAAAGTCTACAATCCATACATTCATCAGGGGAATGCTTTTCGGAATAGAAAGAGGGAGAGGACGGGCCGCGCAAAATGATACTTTCAGTATATACGAACCGTGGGAAAATCCTAATTACTATTCTGGTATATTGAAGTTCAAAAGTGGAGAGAAACATTTCCGTATCGAAAGAAATTTTGATAAATATTCTAAAAAAGCGGAACTGATCTGTGAAGAGGACGGTGAAGTACTGTCTGTAGAAGACGGAGATCTTCAGATGCTGCTTGGGGAGATGGACGCAGAACGTTACGATAATACCGTTTCCATGAGCCAGAGGAATGCACAGATGGGGGAAAGTATTGTGGCAGAGCTGAAAAATTATGCGACAAACTATTACACCTCGGGAAACGGAGAAATCGACCTGGCCGGTGCATTGGAACAGTTAAGGGGCAGGAAGAAGATCCTGGAAAATGAGATCCGTATGGAAATGGCTCAAAAGCAGCAGAAACGTGAAAAACTTGAGCAGGAAGTATCTTTTGTCTGGCGTGATGTACATCATCTGGAAGAAGAACTGGAACGTGTAGAAGAAGAACTTACGTATCGGCTGGAAAAGGAAGAAGAAAAGAAAAAAGAGCGCCAGAGGGAAGAAGAACATGGAAAAGGTGTCATGGATGAGATTCGTCCGGAAAAATGGAGAATCCATCCAATGGAGCTTCTGGTGTTTGCACTGGTTATTGTGATTGCAGTCATCTTGTTCTCGAAACCGTGGAATTATCTGATCGCTATTGTGTTATTCCTTGCGTTCGGCTTATATATATGGAACCGGATGAAAGTTGGAAAAAAACAGGTAAAAACAGAGCCAGAGATTATCCTTGAAGAGATCACGCAGGAAGAGGAGAAAGTTCCGATAGAGAAGTTACGCTGGGAGAAATCGCATATTACAGCGGAATTAAAAGAGAAGAGAATTCAGTATGACAACCTGGGAGAACAGCTCGCGGAACTGGATGAAGTTAATGAGCGTTCCAGGGAATATGAGATGAAACGCCAGGCGGTCCAGATGGCGGCAGATCATCTGGAACAGTTGTCAGAGGAGATGCGGGGATATCTAAAAAGAGATCTGAATGAGAAAGCGTCATCATTCATCTGTGAGATCACAGGTGGAAAATATAAAAAGCTTGTGACAGATGAAAAACTTCATGTATCGCTTATGACAGATGAAAAGAGAGTAGAGATTGAACAGGTAAGTCGTGGAACGGTAGAACAGGTCTATCTGGCACTCCGTATGGCAGTGGGAGAGCTTTTATGTGAGGAAGAGATGCCGGTGATACTGGATGATGCATTTGCATATTATGATGAGGAGAGAATGCTTCAGACACTCAGATGGTTGAAAGAACATAAGAAACAAGTGATCATATTTACCTGTCAGACGAGAGAAGAACAGGTGATGAAAGAAGCCGGACTTGTTTATCACAAGATAGAACTTTAA
- a CDS encoding sensor histidine kinase: protein MKNNYRKLKFSILLQTVLVTALTVLVGGVLLKFVIDGIYNDSFARTFVDVLVFLNINEKTAVHLYWQLIGDNKTFFMIVGYLILFALFFYVALSQMTKYLDQIDHGIENIISESTDPIHLITELKPIEIRLNEIKATLKRQELEASEGEKKKNDLVLFLAHDLKTPLTSIVAYLTMLEDHPDMPEEERKAYTHIALEKSIRLGELINEFFDITRYNLQNIELEPVEIDLTMMLEQLADELYGVLQEKKLTCEVDVEEDLMIYGDPDKLARVFDNILRNAIAYCYADTEIRIEAKMKDGDIEITFTNAGDKIPGDMLQTIFEKFYRVDGSRSTGTGGAGLGLAIAKQIVELHGGRILAKSDDNRTQFVVTLPSKEKTEQKEGSEDEVHTHRRLAFRGKAGRGKRVQSK, encoded by the coding sequence TTGAAGAATAATTATCGGAAATTAAAATTCAGTATCCTCTTGCAGACGGTGCTGGTCACAGCGCTTACCGTTCTGGTAGGGGGGGTACTGCTTAAATTTGTGATCGATGGAATTTATAATGACAGTTTTGCCAGAACTTTTGTAGATGTTCTGGTATTTCTGAATATAAATGAAAAGACGGCGGTCCATCTTTACTGGCAGCTGATCGGAGATAACAAGACATTTTTCATGATTGTTGGTTATCTGATTCTTTTTGCGCTGTTTTTTTATGTTGCGCTTTCTCAAATGACAAAATATCTGGATCAGATCGATCATGGAATTGAAAATATTATATCGGAATCTACAGATCCCATTCATCTGATCACAGAATTAAAACCAATAGAGATCCGTTTGAATGAGATTAAAGCAACATTAAAACGGCAGGAGCTGGAGGCATCGGAAGGCGAAAAGAAGAAAAACGACCTGGTGCTTTTTCTGGCGCATGATCTGAAGACGCCGCTGACTTCGATCGTGGCGTATCTTACGATGCTCGAAGATCATCCCGACATGCCGGAAGAAGAACGAAAAGCATATACTCACATCGCATTGGAAAAATCCATCCGATTAGGAGAGCTGATCAATGAATTTTTTGATATTACAAGATATAATCTTCAGAATATCGAACTGGAACCGGTAGAGATTGATCTTACGATGATGCTTGAACAGCTTGCAGATGAGCTGTACGGAGTCCTCCAGGAAAAGAAGCTGACCTGTGAAGTGGATGTAGAAGAAGATCTGATGATCTATGGAGATCCGGATAAGCTTGCAAGAGTATTCGATAATATCTTAAGAAATGCAATTGCTTACTGCTATGCAGATACGGAGATCCGGATTGAAGCGAAAATGAAGGATGGTGACATCGAGATCACATTTACCAATGCAGGTGATAAGATTCCGGGCGATATGCTTCAGACGATATTCGAGAAATTCTATCGCGTGGATGGTTCCAGATCGACAGGAACCGGCGGCGCAGGTCTGGGACTTGCAATCGCCAAACAGATCGTGGAGCTGCACGGAGGAAGAATCCTGGCAAAAAGTGATGACAACCGGACACAGTTTGTCGTAACACTGCCATCGAAAGAGAAGACAGAACAGAAAGAGGGAAGCGAGGATGAAGTTCATACACATCGCAGACTTGCATTTAGGGGCAAAGCCGGACGCGGGAAACGCGTACAGTCAAAATAG
- a CDS encoding ATP-binding protein, producing the protein MALSNSQYDHLMRTYEQKQLDNEFQLRKRYEKAYALIPELEEVDHSISSLSVKKARLLLDGDQTALSSLKSELKELSARKPALLKAHGLPANYLELHYQCPDCKDTGYIGTHKCHCFKKAIVDYLYTQSNLKDILDKENFSTCSLSYYSRNHIDPLTGRSSLESMETALNVCHNFVDTFSKEFHNILLYGDTGVGKTFLSHCIAKELMDSAYSVIYFTAAGLFDILAENTFGKRQDKDSDVFEHIYDCDLLIIDDLGTELPNSFTVSQLFICLNERILRQKSTIISTNLALEDIKSIYSERTFSRISSNYTILRITGDDIRIQKKLLNLGGTNDVTP; encoded by the coding sequence ATGGCACTTTCCAATTCTCAGTACGATCATTTAATGCGTACTTATGAACAAAAACAACTGGATAATGAGTTTCAACTCAGAAAACGCTATGAGAAGGCATACGCCCTCATTCCCGAATTAGAGGAAGTGGATCATTCCATCTCCTCTTTAAGTGTTAAAAAGGCAAGACTGCTTCTGGACGGAGATCAGACTGCTCTTTCTTCTTTAAAATCAGAGCTCAAAGAACTCTCCGCCAGAAAGCCGGCTTTACTAAAAGCACATGGTCTTCCTGCCAATTACCTTGAATTACACTATCAGTGTCCGGATTGTAAAGATACCGGTTATATTGGCACACATAAATGTCACTGTTTCAAAAAAGCGATTGTGGATTATTTATATACGCAATCTAATCTCAAAGATATCCTTGACAAAGAGAACTTTTCAACCTGTTCTCTGTCCTATTATTCCAGGAATCATATCGATCCGCTTACCGGACGTTCTTCTCTGGAATCAATGGAAACTGCATTAAATGTCTGTCACAACTTCGTAGATACATTTTCTAAAGAATTTCATAACATACTACTGTATGGAGATACCGGTGTCGGAAAGACTTTTCTTTCTCACTGCATCGCAAAAGAATTAATGGATTCCGCTTATTCCGTTATTTACTTTACAGCAGCCGGACTTTTTGATATCCTTGCAGAGAATACATTTGGTAAAAGACAGGACAAGGATTCTGATGTATTTGAACACATCTATGACTGTGACTTGCTGATCATTGATGATCTGGGTACAGAACTGCCGAATTCATTTACTGTATCCCAGTTGTTCATTTGTCTGAATGAACGCATATTAAGGCAGAAATCAACCATAATATCTACCAACCTTGCATTGGAGGATATAAAATCAATCTACTCGGAACGGACATTCTCACGAATCAGCAGTAATTATACAATTCTGCGTATTACCGGTGACGATATCCGTATCCAAAAAAAATTATTAAACCTGGGAGGTACTAATGATGTTACGCCGTAA
- the asnS gene encoding asparagine--tRNA ligase gives MELTTIRELYKNSDSYMDQKVTIGGWVRSIRGSKAFGFIVVNDGTFFEPLQVVYHDKMDNFAEISKLNVGAAVIVTGTLVATPQAKQPFEIQADTVEVEGASAPDYPLQKKRHSFEYLRTIAHLRPRTNTFQAVFRVRSLTAYAIHKFFQERGFVYVHTPLITGSDCEGAGEMFQVTTMDLNNVPKNEDGSVDYSKDFFGKETSLTVSGQLNGETYAQAFRNIYTFGPTFRAENSNTTRHAAEFWMIEPEMAFADLDDDMFVAEAMLKYVINYVLENAPEEMNFFNSFVDKGLLERLHNVVSSDFARVTYTEAVELLEKHNDKFEYKVTWGTDLQTEHERYLTEEVFKRPVFVTDYPKEIKAFYMKLNDDGKTVAAVDCLVPGIGEIIGGSQREDDYDKLKARMDELGLKEEDYKFYMDLRKYGSTRHAGFGLGFERCVMYLTGMGNIRDVIPFPRTVNNCEL, from the coding sequence ATGGAATTGACAACAATTAGAGAATTATATAAAAACAGTGATTCTTACATGGATCAGAAAGTAACCATCGGTGGATGGGTAAGAAGTATCCGCGGATCCAAAGCATTTGGATTCATCGTGGTAAATGACGGAACATTCTTTGAGCCTTTACAGGTTGTATATCACGACAAGATGGACAACTTTGCAGAGATCTCCAAGTTAAATGTAGGTGCAGCAGTAATCGTTACAGGTACACTGGTAGCAACACCTCAGGCAAAGCAGCCATTCGAGATCCAGGCAGATACTGTAGAAGTAGAAGGAGCATCCGCACCGGATTACCCACTTCAGAAGAAGCGTCACAGCTTTGAATATTTGAGAACAATTGCACATTTAAGACCTAGAACAAATACATTCCAGGCAGTATTCCGTGTACGTTCCCTGACAGCATATGCGATTCATAAGTTCTTCCAGGAGAGAGGTTTTGTATATGTGCATACACCACTGATCACAGGAAGTGATTGTGAGGGTGCAGGAGAGATGTTCCAGGTAACGACTATGGATCTGAATAACGTACCGAAGAATGAAGACGGAAGCGTAGATTATTCCAAAGATTTCTTCGGAAAAGAGACAAGCCTTACTGTAAGCGGACAGTTAAATGGTGAGACTTACGCACAGGCATTCCGCAATATTTATACATTCGGACCGACATTCCGTGCAGAGAACTCTAACACAACACGTCATGCGGCAGAGTTCTGGATGATCGAGCCTGAGATGGCATTTGCAGATCTGGATGACGATATGTTCGTTGCGGAAGCAATGTTAAAATACGTCATCAACTATGTGCTTGAGAATGCACCGGAAGAGATGAACTTCTTCAATTCATTCGTAGACAAGGGACTTCTGGAGAGATTGCACAACGTAGTATCTTCTGATTTCGCAAGAGTGACATATACAGAGGCTGTAGAACTTCTTGAGAAACACAATGATAAATTCGAATACAAAGTAACATGGGGAACAGACCTTCAGACAGAGCACGAAAGATACCTGACAGAAGAAGTCTTCAAACGTCCGGTATTCGTAACAGATTATCCGAAGGAGATCAAAGCATTCTACATGAAGCTGAACGACGATGGCAAGACCGTTGCGGCAGTAGACTGTCTGGTACCTGGAATCGGTGAGATCATCGGAGGAAGCCAGAGAGAGGATGACTACGATAAGCTGAAAGCAAGAATGGATGAACTGGGACTGAAAGAAGAAGACTACAAGTTCTACATGGATCTTCGTAAATATGGTTCTACAAGACATGCCGGATTCGGACTTGGATTCGAAAGATGCGTCATGTATCTGACAGGAATGGGCAATATCCGTGACGTAATTCCATTCCCAAGAACTGTCAACAACTGTGAACTGTAA
- a CDS encoding metallophosphoesterase family protein, which translates to MKFIHIADLHLGAKPDAGNAYSQNREQELWDSFRDIITICNQKKTDLLLIAGDLFHRQPLLRELKEMNSILEMLEQTEVVMIAGNHDHIRKNSYYRTFTWAPHVHMICSQEMSCVELDRIQTAVYGCSYHSREILEPLYDHAVPEGRQKYEILLAHGGDEKHIPIKSNQIMTLGYDYAAFGHIHKPQMLVENRMAYAGSLEPTDVGDTGAHGYIEGKITGNGCQIRFVPHALREYRHCEVQVDKSVTGHVLRQKIADMIEEQGKQHMYKITLTGYRDPDIWYELDHMDPYGNVVEITDHTKPAYDFEKLKNENKGNILGQYIESLSGYPADSLEYQALCEGVQALMETRRG; encoded by the coding sequence ATGAAGTTCATACACATCGCAGACTTGCATTTAGGGGCAAAGCCGGACGCGGGAAACGCGTACAGTCAAAATAGAGAACAGGAGCTCTGGGACAGCTTTCGTGATATTATAACAATCTGCAATCAGAAAAAGACAGATTTGTTGCTGATCGCGGGGGACCTGTTCCACAGGCAGCCACTTTTAAGAGAATTAAAAGAAATGAATTCCATACTGGAGATGCTGGAGCAGACAGAAGTTGTTATGATCGCCGGTAATCATGATCATATCAGGAAAAACTCTTATTACCGAACATTTACCTGGGCACCGCATGTGCACATGATCTGCTCGCAGGAAATGAGCTGTGTGGAACTTGACCGGATCCAGACGGCTGTCTATGGATGCAGTTATCATTCCAGAGAAATTCTGGAGCCGTTATATGATCATGCAGTTCCGGAAGGACGGCAGAAGTATGAGATTTTGCTTGCACACGGTGGGGATGAGAAACATATTCCGATCAAGAGTAATCAGATCATGACGCTTGGGTATGATTATGCTGCATTTGGACATATCCACAAGCCGCAGATGCTGGTGGAGAACCGGATGGCATATGCCGGATCGCTGGAGCCGACGGATGTAGGTGATACAGGAGCTCATGGTTATATCGAAGGAAAGATCACCGGAAATGGTTGTCAGATCCGTTTTGTGCCACATGCACTGCGTGAATACAGACACTGCGAGGTACAGGTGGATAAATCTGTGACCGGCCATGTACTGAGGCAAAAGATTGCAGATATGATCGAAGAGCAGGGAAAGCAGCACATGTATAAGATTACACTGACTGGTTATCGAGATCCAGATATCTGGTATGAGCTGGATCATATGGATCCATACGGTAATGTGGTGGAGATTACAGATCACACAAAGCCTGCATATGACTTTGAAAAATTAAAAAATGAAAATAAAGGAAACATTCTCGGACAATATATTGAAAGCCTGAGTGGCTATCCGGCCGACAGTCTGGAGTACCAGGCACTCTGTGAAGGAGTGCAGGCTTTGATGGAGACGAGAAGAGGATAG
- the vanR gene encoding VanR-ABDEGLN family response regulator transcription factor encodes MNILVVDDEKEIADVVELYLQNDQYKVFKFYNGQDALDCINSTKIDLAILDIMLPDIDGFQILKQIRQKYTFPVIMLTAKTEYMDKITGLTLGADDYIPKPFNPLELVARVKAQLRRCTQYNEGTKEEGDVLDFGGLLLNRTSHECVYNEVPLTLTPIEFDILWLLCENRGKVISSEELFEKVWHEKYYKNSNNTVMVHIRHLREKMSAPTGKSDFIKTVWGVGYKVEE; translated from the coding sequence ATGAATATATTAGTAGTAGATGACGAGAAGGAAATCGCTGATGTAGTAGAGCTTTATCTCCAGAATGACCAATACAAAGTATTCAAATTTTACAACGGCCAGGATGCACTGGACTGTATTAACAGTACGAAGATCGATCTTGCGATCCTGGATATTATGCTTCCGGATATTGACGGATTCCAGATCCTCAAGCAGATTCGGCAGAAATATACATTTCCGGTGATCATGCTGACGGCGAAGACGGAATACATGGATAAGATCACCGGGCTTACGCTGGGAGCGGATGATTATATTCCGAAACCGTTCAACCCACTGGAGCTGGTGGCGAGAGTGAAAGCACAGCTTCGCCGGTGTACACAGTATAATGAAGGGACCAAAGAAGAAGGAGATGTCCTGGATTTTGGAGGGCTGCTTCTGAACCGGACTTCTCATGAGTGTGTATACAATGAAGTGCCGCTGACACTGACACCGATCGAATTCGACATCCTCTGGCTTCTGTGTGAGAACCGGGGAAAGGTCATAAGCTCAGAAGAATTGTTCGAGAAAGTATGGCATGAGAAATATTATAAGAACAGTAACAACACGGTGATGGTGCATATCCGTCATCTCCGCGAGAAGATGAGTGCACCGACAGGCAAGTCTGATTTTATCAAGACTGTGTGGGGAGTGGGCTATAAGGTTGAAGAATAA